One part of the Alistipes onderdonkii genome encodes these proteins:
- a CDS encoding GH92 family glycosyl hydrolase yields the protein MKKGYIAFAALCAAALASCTCPSAGEQRLRPSEYVSTLVGTQSDFSLSTGNTYPAIALPWGMNFWTPQTGKMGDGWAYTYGVHQVRGFKQTHQPSPWINDYGQFSLMPVRGEDKFDEESRASWFSHQSEVAKPYYYKTYLADHDIRVEITPTDRAAMMRFTFPDSKESGVVIDAFDRGSQVGMVDDRTIVGYTTRNSGGVPENFRNWFVVRFDTPFSAIELTDAPGGYKPGSNLLYPEGQKSVTGEHAVAKVHFATRRGQQICASVASSFISPEQALQNLRELGSDDFETVKSKAQARWDDVLGRIEVEGGTVDQYRTFYSCLYRSVLFPRKFYEVTDQGEVVHYSPYNGEVLPGYMYTDTGFWDTFRSLFPLLNLVYPSVNAEIQQGLANAARESGFLPEWASPGHRGCMVGNNSASVVADAVVKGTNDKDLGVLYDAMVYATEHVHPTVASTGRWGHEYYNELGYIPYDVNIPENVARTLEYAYDDWCILQVARKLNRPQAELDKWAARARNYRNVFDPETRLMRGRLKDGKFQAPFSPYKWGDAFTEGNSWHYTWSVFHDVEGLVDLMGGREQFVQMLDSVFVVPPIYDDSYYGFRIHEITEMQVADMGNYAHGNQPAQHMIYLYNYAGAPWKAQYWAREVMDRLYSARPDGYCGDEDNGQTSAWYVFSALGFYPVCPASDEYVVGSPLFRKAVVNLENGNKIVLEAPDNSPENRYIGAVQFDGKAYTHNFLRHSDLVKGAGVRFSMRPEPDYTRGMEPGDAPYSFSRE from the coding sequence ATGAAAAAAGGATATATCGCTTTTGCCGCCCTCTGTGCCGCCGCACTCGCTTCGTGCACATGCCCTTCGGCCGGAGAGCAGCGCCTCCGTCCTTCGGAGTACGTTTCGACGCTGGTCGGTACGCAGTCGGATTTTTCGCTCTCGACGGGCAACACCTATCCGGCCATCGCCCTGCCGTGGGGCATGAATTTCTGGACGCCCCAGACCGGCAAGATGGGCGACGGCTGGGCATATACTTACGGGGTGCACCAGGTGCGGGGATTCAAGCAGACCCACCAGCCCTCGCCGTGGATCAACGATTACGGCCAGTTCTCGCTCATGCCCGTGCGCGGGGAGGACAAATTCGACGAGGAGTCGCGCGCCAGCTGGTTTTCACACCAGTCCGAAGTGGCCAAACCCTATTACTATAAGACTTACCTCGCCGACCATGACATCCGCGTGGAGATCACGCCGACCGACCGCGCCGCAATGATGCGCTTCACCTTCCCCGACTCGAAGGAGTCGGGCGTGGTGATCGACGCCTTCGACCGCGGTTCGCAGGTCGGGATGGTCGACGACCGTACGATCGTCGGTTATACCACGCGCAACAGCGGCGGTGTGCCGGAGAATTTCCGCAACTGGTTCGTCGTGCGCTTCGATACGCCGTTCAGCGCCATCGAGCTGACCGATGCCCCCGGCGGATACAAACCCGGCAGCAACCTGCTCTATCCCGAAGGACAGAAGTCCGTCACGGGCGAACATGCCGTGGCCAAGGTGCATTTCGCAACCCGCCGCGGCCAGCAGATATGCGCCAGCGTGGCGTCGTCGTTCATTTCTCCCGAGCAGGCGTTGCAGAACCTCCGGGAGCTGGGCAGCGACGATTTCGAAACGGTGAAGTCCAAAGCGCAGGCGCGCTGGGACGACGTGCTGGGACGCATCGAGGTCGAGGGCGGTACGGTCGACCAGTACCGTACGTTCTATTCGTGCCTCTACCGCTCGGTGCTCTTTCCGCGTAAGTTCTACGAGGTGACCGACCAGGGCGAGGTCGTGCATTACAGCCCCTACAACGGCGAGGTGCTCCCCGGCTACATGTATACCGACACCGGGTTCTGGGACACCTTCCGCAGTCTTTTCCCGCTGCTGAACCTCGTTTACCCCTCCGTGAACGCCGAAATCCAGCAGGGACTCGCTAACGCCGCTCGCGAGAGCGGTTTCCTGCCCGAATGGGCGTCGCCCGGGCACCGCGGCTGCATGGTGGGCAACAATTCCGCTTCGGTGGTTGCCGATGCCGTGGTGAAGGGCACGAACGACAAAGACCTCGGGGTGCTCTACGATGCGATGGTGTACGCCACGGAGCACGTGCACCCGACCGTTGCGTCGACCGGACGCTGGGGACACGAGTACTACAACGAGCTGGGATATATCCCTTACGACGTGAACATTCCCGAGAACGTGGCCCGCACGCTCGAATATGCCTACGACGACTGGTGTATCCTCCAGGTCGCCAGGAAACTGAACCGTCCCCAGGCTGAACTGGACAAGTGGGCGGCGCGTGCCCGGAACTACCGCAATGTCTTCGACCCCGAGACCCGCCTGATGCGCGGCCGCCTCAAGGACGGCAAGTTCCAGGCGCCGTTCAGCCCCTACAAGTGGGGCGACGCCTTCACCGAGGGTAACTCGTGGCATTATACGTGGTCGGTATTCCACGACGTCGAGGGGCTCGTCGACCTGATGGGCGGCCGGGAGCAGTTCGTCCAGATGCTCGACTCGGTATTCGTCGTGCCGCCGATCTACGACGACAGCTACTACGGATTCCGCATCCACGAGATCACCGAGATGCAGGTGGCCGACATGGGCAACTACGCCCACGGCAACCAGCCTGCGCAGCACATGATCTACCTCTATAATTATGCGGGTGCCCCGTGGAAAGCCCAGTACTGGGCGCGCGAGGTGATGGATCGCCTCTACTCGGCCCGCCCCGACGGCTATTGCGGCGACGAGGACAACGGCCAGACTTCGGCCTGGTATGTCTTCTCCGCCCTGGGGTTCTATCCCGTCTGCCCGGCTTCGGACGAATACGTCGTCGGTTCGCCGCTGTTCCGCAAGGCCGTCGTGAACCTCGAAAACGGGAATAAGATCGTGCTCGAAGCGCCGGACAACAGCCCCGAGAACCGTTATATCGGAGCCGTGCAGTTCGACGGGAAGGCCTATACGCATAATTTCCTGCGCCATTCCGACCTCGTGAAGGGTGCCGGCGTCCGCTTCTCGATGCGCCCCGAACCCGATTACACGCGGGGTATGGAGCCCGGGGATGCCCCTTACTCGTTCAGCCGCGAATAG